One Takifugu rubripes chromosome 19, fTakRub1.2, whole genome shotgun sequence genomic window carries:
- the ilrun gene encoding protein ILRUN produces MEGTDMDVDAELMQKFRCMGTTDKDVLISEFQKLLGFQLNPAGCAFFLDMTNWNLQAAIGAYYDFESPIANTPSMSFVEDVTIGEGESVPPDTPFTKTWRIQNTGTDAWPPGVTLKYIGGHQFGHVNTVMVKSLDPQEISDISVQMKSPAAPGMYQGQWRMCTATGLFYGDVIWVIISVEVGGLLGVTQQLSSFETEFNTQPQRNVQEDFNPFASPQKNKCDTPDNSFKDPSGVWDQTQEPNQEDQNGLSHNAVNRASNGLQTNLSVVTYGQGIHGPYPFGQS; encoded by the exons ATGGAGGGCACAGACATGGACGTGGACGCGGAGCTTATGCAAAAGTTCCGCTGCATGGGCACCACGGACAAAGATGTACTCATTTCCGAGTTTCAAAAGCTTCTGGGATTTCAGCTCAACCCAGCCGGGTGCGCATTCTTCCTGGATATGACCAACTG GAACCTGCAGGCTGCTATTGGTGCATATTATGACTTTGAAAGTCCCATTGCCAACACACCGTCCATGTCCTTTGTTGAAGATGTGACAATTGGCGAAGGAGAATCTGTTCCTCCAGATACCCCCTTCACAAAGACCTGGAGAATACAAAACACAG GTACAGATGCGTGGCCCCCTGGGGTTACTCTAAAGTACATTGGTGGGCATCAGTTTGGGCATGTTAACACAGTTATGGTAAAGTCACTAGACCCCCAGGAAATATCAGATATAAGTGTGCAAATGAAaagtcctgcagctccaggcatGTACCAAGGCCAGTGGAGGATGTGTACAGCAACTGGATTGTTCTATGGAG ATGTAATCTGGGTGATTATAAGTGTAGAAGTTGGAGGGCTTCTTGGGGTTACCCAGCAGCTGTCCTCCTTTGAGACAGAATTCAACACACAACCACAGCGTAACGTCCAGGAAGATTTCAACCCTTTTGCCTCCCCACAGAAGAACAAGTGTGACACACCTGACAATAGCTTCAAAGACCCTAGCGGAGTGTGGGATCAAACACAAGAGCCAAACCAAGAAGATCAAAATGGACTGTCACATAATGCTGTAAATAGAGCATCAAATGGTCTCCAAACCAATCTTTCTGTGGTGACATATGGTCAG gGCATTCATGGACCCTATCCATTTGGGCAGAGCTAG
- the snrpc gene encoding U1 small nuclear ribonucleoprotein C: MPKFYCDYCDTYLTHDSPSVRKTHCSGRKHKENVKDYYQKWMEEQAQSLIDKTTAAFQQGKIPPTPFPGGPPPGGPPRPGMLPTPPMGGPPMMPMMPPPHGMMPAGPGGMRPPIGGPMQMMPGPPHMMRHPRPMMMPARPGMMRPDR, translated from the exons ATGCCTAA GTTTTACTGTGATTATTGTGACACCTACCTTACGCACGACTCG CCATCAGTGAGAAAGACTCACTGCAGCGGCCgtaaacacaaagaaaatgtgaaagACTACTATCAGAAATGGATGGAGGAGCAGGCTCAGAGCCTAATCGATAAAACAA CGGCTGCTTTTCAACAAGGAAAGATTCCTCCCACACCTTTCCCAGGTGGTCCTCCCCCAG GTGGCCCTCCTCGACCAGGAATGCTCCCAACTCCCCCAATGGGAGGCCCACCTATGATGCCCATGATGCCTCCACCCCATGGAATGATGCCTGCTGGACCAG GTGGTATGAGGCCGCCGATAGGTGGACCCATGCAGATGATGCCAGGACCCCCACACATGATGCGTCATCCTCGACCTATGATGATGCCAGCCAGGCCGGGCATGATGCGACCAGACCGATAA